In Melopsittacus undulatus isolate bMelUnd1 chromosome 6, bMelUnd1.mat.Z, whole genome shotgun sequence, the following proteins share a genomic window:
- the CCNL1 gene encoding cyclin-L1: MASAAAHPGPPAAAATAAAPPAPTASGILIGDRLYSEVSLTIDHSLIPEERLSPTPSMQDGLDLQCETDLRILGCELIQAAGILLRLPQVAMATGQVLFHRFFYSKSFVKHSFEIVAMACINLASKIEEAPRRIRDVINVFHHLRQLRAKRTPSPLILDQNYINTKNQVIKAERRVLKELGFCVHVKHPHKIIVMYLQVLECERNQTLVQTAWNYMNDSLRTNVFVRFQPETIACACIYLAARALQIPLPTRPHWFFLFGTTEEDIQEICLTTLKLYTRKKPNYEFLDKEVEKRKMALQEAKLKAKGLNPDGTPALSTLGGFSPASKPSSPREEKAQDKSPVSLNTKTLKKDPEERQQASKSPYNGLRKESKRSRSSRSASRSRSRTKSRSRSHTPRRHYNNRRSLSGTYSSRSRSRSRSHSGSPRRHHNHSSPHLKTKHNREELKSANRHGHKRKKSRSRSQSKSRDHSDTAKKHRHERGHHRERRERSRSFERSHKGKHHSGSRSGHSRHRR, from the exons ATGGCCTCAGCTGCCGCACACCCGGGCCCTCCTGCCGCCGCTGCAACAGCTGCTGCCCCGCCCGCTCCCACCGCCTCTGGCATCCTTATCGGTGACCGGCTCTATTCGGAGGTGTCGCTCACTATCGACCACTCGCTGATCCCCGAGGAGCGCCTCTCTCCCACTCCCTCGATGCAGGACGGCCTGGACTTGCAGTGCGAGACCGACTTGCGCATCCTGGGGTGCGAGCTCATCCAGGCGGCCGGCATCCTTCTCCGCCTACCGCAG GTGGCGATGGCGACGGGGCAGGTGCTGTTTCATCGGTTCTTCTATTCGAAGTCCTTCGTCAAGCACAGCTTCGAG attgttGCCATGGCCTGCATCAATCTTGCATCCAAGATAGAAGAGGCACCTCGTCGTATAAGGGATGTGATCAATGTGTTCCATCATTTACGTCAGTTAAGAGCAAAAAG GACTCCAAGCCCCCTGATACTTGATCAGAACTACATAAACACCAAAAATCAAGtaatcaaagcagaaagaagggtACTGAAGGAGTTGGGATTTTGTGTTCATGTCAAGCATCCACATAAG ATCATTGTCATGTATTTACAAGTTTTAGAATGTGAACGTAACCAAACCCTGGTACAGACAGCCTG gAATTACATGAATGACAGCCTTCGAACAAATGTGTTTGTTCGCTTTCAGCCAGAGACTATAGCATGTGCTTGTATTTATCTTGCTGCTAGAGCTCTGCAG ATTCCACTACCTACTCGTCCTCACTGGTTCTTCCTCTTTGGCACCACAGAAGAGGACATTCAGGAGATATGCTTAACAACTCTCAAGCTCTATACCAGAAAGAAG CCCAATTATGAATTTCTGGATAAAGaagtagaaaagagaaaaatggcaCTACAGGAAGCTAAACTAAAGGCAAAAGGTTTAAATCCAGATGGAACTCCAGCACTCTCAACACTGGGTGGCTTTTCTCCTGCATCAAAACCAt CTTCCCcgagagaagaaaaagctcaaGACAAGAGTCCAGTATCTCTGAATACCAAAACCCTTAAAAAAGATCCAGAAGAGAGGCAGCAAGCTTCAAAGAGCCCATACAATGG CttgaggaaagaaagcaagagaagtaGAAGCAGCAGAAGCGCCAGTCGATCTAGGTCAAGAACAAAGTCACGGTCTCGATCTCACACTCCTAGGCGGCA CTACAATAATAGGCGGAGCCTGTCTGGGACATACAGCTCAAGATCGAGAAGCAGGTCCCGCAGCCACAGCGGCAGCCCTCGCCGACACCACAATCACAGCTCACCACACCTGAAGACCAAACACAACAGGGAGGAGCTGAAGAGTGCAAATAGACATGgtcacaaaaggaaaaagtccCGTTCACGTTCACAGAGCAAATCCAGGGATCATTCTGACACTGCCAAGAAGCACCGGCATGAGCGGGGACACCACAGAGAGCGACGTGAGAGATCCCGCTCCTTTGAGAGGTCCCACAAGGGCAAACACCACAGTGGCAGCCGGTCAGGACACAGCAGGCATAGGCGCTGA